A single Ammospiza caudacuta isolate bAmmCau1 chromosome 14, bAmmCau1.pri, whole genome shotgun sequence DNA region contains:
- the LOC131564025 gene encoding zona pellucida sperm-binding protein 3-like, which produces MGFGSRFGVALLCWVLALAASSDPWGFPSRNSGMWRLRGDSPRSQAWARVDLSQLRALSPRPAVAVRCQEGQLAVTVRRDLFGTGRPVRAAELSLGTASCPPLSPNPAQAFVTFVAALHECGSTLQVTPDSLIYRTTLFYKPTRSGNPLIVRATPAEVPIECHYPRRSNVSSGAVQPTWAPFRSTVAAEERLRFSLRLMDDDWSRERLSNGFQLGDSLRLQADVTSEGHVPLRLFVDRCVATASPERSSNPRYAFIDLGGCLLDSRAEDTASAFVSPRPRPESLRFLLDAFKFAGDAGNLLYISCHLRVSPAGEAPNSRNKACSFSRASGLWAPLEGTAAICSCCDTGSCPSPGADSREFRAPAARMGRRLRRDGSGQRAGLLGPTEADVSVGPLLILEPAQGFMSPSGSPGAAGNTPQGAAGGIPVLIQGLLLAAATLLSLTALGMLLWMCRKRLCPPGMSQ; this is translated from the exons ATGGGGTTCGGGAGCCGCTTTGGGGTcgctctgctctgctgggtgttgGCTCTGGCCGCATCCTCCGATCCCTGGGGTTTTCCCTCGCGGAACTCCGGGATGTGGCGGCTGCGGGGTGACTCCCCCCGGTCGCAGGCGTGGGCTCGGGTGGATCTGTCGCAGCTGCGGGCGCTGTCCCCGCGCCCCGCGGTGGCCGTGCGCTGCCAGGAGGGGCAGCTGGCTGTCACCGTGCGCAGGGACCTCTTTGGCACCGGGCGCCCGGTGCGGGCGGCGGAGCTGAGCCTGGGCACGGCCTCCTGCCCACCCCTGTCCCCGAACCCTGCCCAGGCCTTTGTCACCTTCGTGGCCGCGCTGCACGAGTGTGGCAGCACCCTGCAG GTGACCCCGGACTCCCTGATCTACAGAACCACCCTGTTCTACAAACCCACCCGTTCTGGCAACCCCCTTATCGTGAGGGCCACCCCCGCCGAGGTCCCCATTGAGTGTCACTACCCCAG GAGGAGCAACGTGAGCAGCGGTGCCGTGCAGCCCACCTGGGCCCCATTCCGCTCCACGGTGGCGGCGGAGGAGCGGCTCCGGTTCTCCCTGCGCCTCATGGACG ACgactggagcagggagaggctctCCAATGGCTTCCAGCTTGGGGACAGCCTCCGTTTGCAGGCCGATGTCACCTCGGAGGGCCACGTGCCCCTGCGGCTCTTCGTGGATCGCTGCGTGGCCACCGCCAGCCCCGAGCGGAGCTCGAACCCCCGCTACGCCTTCATCGACCTGGGCGG GTGCCtgctggacagcagggcagaggaCACCGCCTCAGCCTTCGTGTCCCCGCGGCCGCGGCCGGAGTCGCTGCGGTTCCTGCTGGATGCCTTTAAATTCGCCGGAGACGCCGGGAATTTG CTCTACATCAGCTGCCACCTGCGGGTGTCCCCGGCGGGCGAAGCCCCGAATTCCCGGAATAAAGCCTGTTCCTTCAGCAGAGCCAGCGGGCT GTGGGCACCTCTGGAGGGCACGGCGGCCATCTGCAGCTGCTGCGACACCGGCAGCTGTCCCTCTCCCGGAGCGGATTCCCGGGAATTCCGCGCCCCGGCAGCACGGATGGGCAGGCGCCTGAGGAGGGATGGCTCCGGACAGAGAg ctgggctctTAGGGCCGACTGAGGCCGATGTCTCTGTGGGACCCCTCCTGATCCTGGAGCCTGCTCAGGGATTCATGAGCCCCTCTGGAagtccaggagcagctgggaacaCCCCCCAAG gtgctgctggtggaaTTCCTGTGCTGATCCAGgggctcctgctggcagcagccactcTGCTGAGCCTGACTGCCCTGGGAATGCTCCTGTGGATGTGCCGGAAAAGGCTCTGCCCTCCGGGAATGTCCCAGTGA